Part of the Streptomyces sp. NBC_00457 genome, GTCGGCGTGCTGGCGCGGGTGTGCCGGGAGAGCGTCACCGGGGTCGACTTCAGCGCCGGGATGCTCGCCGTGGCGCGGGAGCGGACGGGGGCGGAGGGGCCGCGGGCGGAGGGGCCGCGGGTCGACTGGGTCCGGGCGGACGCTCGCGCCCTGCCCTTCGCCCCCGCCTTCGATCTTGTCGTGAGCTTCGGGGCGTTCGGGCACTTCCTCCCCAGTGAGGTGCCCGGACTGTTCGCTCAGGTCCACTCCGTGCTGCGGCCGGGCGGCCGCTTCGTCTTCCCGGTGGTCGCGCCGCCGCGTCCCACGTCCCCCGCCTACTGGATGCTGCTGGGTTTCGACGCGGCTATGCGGGTGCGCAACGCCGTATGGCGGCCGCCGTTCGTCATGTACTACCGCGCCTTCCGGCTCGGGGACGTACGGCGGGAGCTGGAGGATGCCGGATTCGACGTCGATCTGCACGCGCTGCCCGAGTTCGGGCAGCGGTCGGACGGCAGCCCGCGCGTGCGGATGGTCGTGGCCCACCGCCGGGCGA contains:
- a CDS encoding class I SAM-dependent methyltransferase translates to MFSPEGPSLRELAVQALSSVERGYDLLAPKFDHTPFRTPDSVLDAVAVALDRIGPFDAGLDLCCGTGAGVGVLARVCRESVTGVDFSAGMLAVARERTGAEGPRAEGPRVDWVRADARALPFAPAFDLVVSFGAFGHFLPSEVPGLFAQVHSVLRPGGRFVFPVVAPPRPTSPAYWMLLGFDAAMRVRNAVWRPPFVMYYRAFRLGDVRRELEDAGFDVDLHALPEFGQRSDGSPRVRMVVAHRRAI